A portion of the Geoalkalibacter ferrihydriticus DSM 17813 genome contains these proteins:
- a CDS encoding M20/M25/M40 family metallo-hydrolase, translated as MINHTRISEEFARLAAIASPSFGEGEISRYLRERLTRLGGEVKFDDAGARIGSESGNLVAYFPSQGRDCAPFMLSLHMDMVEPAMGVVPVLCDGVFTSAGDTVLGADDKAGIAEVIEALEVMHEQGIARGPVEVVITVCEEVGLLGAKHLDFSLIKSRRGLALDTSGVDLAIHRAPAGNKLRIEVIGREAHAGISPEKGLSAIEVTARAIARMRLGRVDEETTANIGTIHGGQAINIVPRQVVVEGEARSHDPQRLEAQTEHMIQCFQDAARELRREIEGVLVAPEVRWEIISDYPMMNVPLDAPMVALIREAAAALGQPLTVRSAGGGSDANIFNAQGIETLILGTGMTNVHTVDESVSVADMARVTELLVETLRRA; from the coding sequence ATGATCAACCATACACGTATCAGCGAAGAATTTGCCCGTCTGGCCGCCATTGCCAGCCCCTCTTTTGGTGAGGGAGAGATCTCGCGCTACCTGCGCGAACGCCTCACCCGGCTCGGCGGCGAGGTGAAATTTGATGATGCCGGCGCGCGCATCGGCAGCGAAAGCGGCAACCTGGTGGCCTATTTCCCGTCTCAAGGACGTGATTGCGCCCCCTTCATGCTTTCGCTGCACATGGATATGGTTGAGCCGGCCATGGGGGTGGTGCCGGTTCTGTGTGACGGGGTTTTCACCAGTGCCGGAGACACGGTGCTGGGAGCCGACGACAAGGCCGGCATCGCCGAGGTCATCGAGGCTCTTGAAGTCATGCATGAGCAGGGCATTGCCCGCGGTCCGGTGGAGGTCGTAATCACCGTCTGCGAAGAGGTGGGCCTGCTGGGCGCCAAGCACCTGGATTTCTCTCTCATCAAAAGCCGCCGGGGCTTGGCTTTGGATACCTCCGGGGTTGATCTGGCCATTCACCGCGCGCCCGCCGGCAACAAGCTGCGCATCGAGGTCATCGGGCGCGAGGCCCACGCGGGAATTTCTCCCGAAAAGGGACTCTCGGCCATTGAGGTGACGGCCCGCGCCATCGCGCGCATGCGCCTCGGGCGGGTCGATGAAGAAACCACGGCCAATATCGGCACCATTCACGGTGGTCAGGCCATCAATATCGTGCCCCGCCAGGTGGTGGTGGAGGGTGAGGCGCGCAGCCATGATCCGCAACGACTCGAAGCCCAGACCGAGCACATGATTCAATGTTTCCAGGATGCCGCGCGGGAGCTGCGGCGCGAGATCGAAGGGGTTCTGGTCGCCCCCGAGGTGCGCTGGGAAATCATTTCCGATTATCCGATGATGAACGTGCCTCTGGACGCACCCATGGTTGCTCTGATACGTGAGGCCGCAGCGGCTCTGGGGCAGCCCCTGACGGTGCGTTCCGCCGGCGGCGGCAGCGACGCCAATATCTTTAATGCCCAGGGCATCGAAACCCTGATTCTCGGCACGGGCATGACCAACGTGCATACCGTGGACGAGTCGGTCAGTGTCGCCGACATGGCGCGGGTGACCGAACTGCTGGTGGAGACCCTGCGGCGGGCATGA
- a CDS encoding aminotransferase, which translates to MKYSINPHIREVGFPPISEVWDWVNAGRHPQDRPLIDLCQAVPSYPPAPELVAHLKGLLDDPALYRYSADEGLPEVRQGLCAYYRQRYAAEMTADHLCLTIGASQAFWLAVVTLCRPGDEVVVAVPYYFDHVMALDMLGIRSVFVPFDEERGGVPDVRALASRINSRTRALLLVTPSNPTGTVSPPEVLAEIFQLAKKNDVALILDETYGEFIPGGVRPHDLFTDPDWDDHFIHLTSFGKTFALTGLRAGVLAASPDFLHQALKAQDTMAVCAPRITQHAILYGVRHLSDWVAANRERMQRRHELFVEQFRGPGNPFRLVTGGSFFAWVRHPFPGHTGRQVSRLLLEEAGVLTLGGEVFGPGLASYLRIALGNLGEEGISEAVRRFREFSV; encoded by the coding sequence ATGAAATATTCCATCAATCCCCATATCCGCGAAGTCGGCTTTCCGCCTATCTCTGAAGTGTGGGATTGGGTGAACGCGGGCCGTCATCCCCAGGATCGGCCCTTGATCGACCTGTGCCAGGCGGTGCCGTCCTATCCGCCGGCGCCGGAGCTGGTCGCGCACCTGAAGGGCCTGCTGGACGACCCTGCTCTTTATCGCTATTCCGCCGACGAAGGCCTTCCCGAAGTCCGCCAGGGGCTGTGCGCGTACTACCGGCAACGCTACGCCGCCGAAATGACCGCCGACCATCTGTGCCTGACCATCGGCGCCAGTCAGGCCTTCTGGCTGGCCGTGGTGACCCTGTGTCGTCCGGGGGACGAGGTGGTGGTGGCCGTGCCCTACTATTTCGACCATGTTATGGCGCTGGATATGCTCGGCATCCGCAGCGTCTTTGTGCCCTTTGACGAAGAGCGCGGCGGCGTGCCCGACGTGCGCGCCCTGGCCTCGCGCATCAACAGCCGGACCCGCGCGCTGCTGTTGGTGACCCCGAGCAATCCCACCGGAACCGTGTCGCCGCCGGAGGTTCTCGCTGAAATCTTTCAGCTGGCCAAGAAAAACGACGTGGCTCTGATTCTCGACGAAACCTACGGCGAGTTCATCCCTGGCGGCGTTCGACCCCACGACCTGTTCACCGATCCCGACTGGGATGATCATTTCATCCACCTCACTTCCTTCGGCAAGACCTTTGCGCTCACCGGTCTGCGCGCCGGGGTGCTTGCCGCTTCTCCGGATTTTCTCCACCAGGCCCTCAAGGCGCAGGACACCATGGCGGTATGCGCGCCACGCATCACCCAACACGCCATCCTTTACGGCGTGCGGCATCTTTCGGACTGGGTGGCGGCCAATCGCGAGCGCATGCAGCGCCGGCATGAACTGTTTGTCGAGCAGTTCCGCGGCCCGGGCAACCCTTTTCGCCTGGTGACGGGTGGCTCGTTTTTCGCTTGGGTGCGCCATCCCTTCCCCGGCCATACGGGACGCCAGGTGTCGCGCCTGCTGCTGGAAGAGGCGGGGGTTTTGACTTTGGGCGGGGAAGTTTTCGGACCGGGGCTGGCCTCCTATCTGCGCATCGCTTTGGGCAATCTTGGTGAAGAAGGGATCAGCGAGGCGGTGCGGCGCTTTCGGGAGTTCAGCGTTTAA
- a CDS encoding M23 family metallopeptidase, translating to MNMDYNPPNSSSSKRGGRKHLPSLLLLLCVAIAAGLFFYRAAITQTEARVAPDTPPDSSPAVAAQGAQTPAELEIHRETISGIITPGDTLTALLGDYLTSQEIHRLAQKSRAIFPLTRICAGQPYELCLEEGDFESFLYEINRDEQLLIRKSNEKFEISRIPIPYTLDTEVIHGTINSSLFNAVAAIGESPELAINLADIFAWDIDFIRDIREGDSFKALVEKRFRDGEQAGYGRILAAEFANQDTLHRAVLFKDGERPADYFDPEGNRLRKAFLRAPLEFTRISSGFSMRRFHPVTKTWRAHPAIDYAAPTGTPIMTVGDGTISRIGYTNANGNYIQIRHANGYATMYLHMSRFAKGMKEGKQVKQGEVIGYVGATGLATGPHLCFRMTRNGEPVNPQRIRPPSGPAVPAQNLAEFKAVAAPLLAQLAETEKRQARLAESKSAEQP from the coding sequence ATGAACATGGATTATAATCCGCCCAACAGCTCTTCCAGCAAACGCGGCGGACGCAAACATCTGCCATCGCTGCTGCTGCTCTTATGTGTCGCGATAGCCGCCGGACTTTTTTTCTATCGCGCCGCGATCACCCAGACGGAAGCCCGAGTCGCTCCCGACACACCACCCGATTCTTCGCCAGCGGTCGCCGCGCAGGGCGCACAAACACCAGCGGAGCTGGAAATCCATCGCGAAACAATTTCCGGCATCATCACTCCCGGCGACACTCTCACCGCCCTGCTCGGCGACTATCTGACATCTCAGGAAATTCACCGTCTGGCCCAGAAAAGCCGAGCGATTTTTCCGTTGACGAGAATCTGCGCCGGACAGCCCTACGAACTCTGCCTGGAAGAAGGCGACTTTGAAAGTTTTCTATACGAGATCAATCGCGACGAACAATTGCTCATTCGCAAATCCAACGAAAAATTCGAAATCAGCCGCATACCTATTCCCTACACCCTTGATACCGAGGTGATTCACGGCACGATCAACTCCAGTCTGTTCAATGCCGTGGCGGCCATCGGCGAATCCCCCGAACTGGCCATCAACCTGGCGGACATTTTTGCCTGGGACATCGACTTCATCCGCGACATCCGCGAAGGCGACTCGTTCAAGGCTCTGGTGGAAAAACGCTTTCGCGACGGCGAGCAGGCAGGCTATGGCCGGATACTCGCAGCCGAATTCGCCAATCAAGACACACTTCACCGCGCCGTTCTTTTCAAAGACGGTGAGCGCCCGGCCGACTATTTCGACCCCGAAGGCAACCGTTTGCGAAAAGCCTTTCTCAGGGCGCCCCTGGAGTTTACCCGCATTTCCTCCGGATTCAGCATGCGCCGCTTCCACCCGGTAACCAAAACCTGGCGGGCGCATCCCGCCATCGATTACGCGGCTCCCACCGGCACTCCCATAATGACTGTCGGTGACGGCACCATTTCGCGCATCGGTTACACCAACGCGAATGGAAATTACATCCAGATCCGTCACGCCAACGGCTACGCCACCATGTATCTGCATATGAGCCGTTTCGCTAAAGGCATGAAAGAGGGCAAACAGGTGAAACAGGGCGAAGTCATCGGCTACGTCGGCGCCACGGGTCTCGCCACCGGCCCCCATCTGTGTTTCCGCATGACCAGGAACGGCGAACCGGTGAATCCGCAGAGAATCAGACCGCCTTCGGGGCCAGCCGTGCCCGCCCAAAATCTCGCTGAGTTCAAGGCGGTAGCCGCCCCCCTGCTGGCCCAACTGGCTGAGACGGAAAAGCGCCAGGCGCGCCTCGCCGAATCAAAATCCGCGGAGCAACCCTGA